In Novipirellula caenicola, one genomic interval encodes:
- a CDS encoding cytochrome c3 family protein produces MSRDNVHLPPPPAIDRPGDRWVCGVHASGKKCVAGPSGLGTCPMAEPCCPRRTWLGRRKAVGFAVLAIAVAALFLCSRQDHVSHYFKPGELTTPHAQILAGTLNEQRCAACHTEASMSPQSWFGRGGVGHDAVSQTDRCLDCHHSTIDRQSARLAHNLPSEVRQQIRTLSLQSAALNKTNLVLHATAAPGVDPEHVQCAACHREHRGADANLMLMTDAQCQTCHSQQMGSFADTHPQWTDWPYGRGGRIAFNHSSHAMKHFPATRNGDSATEFRCLDCHVKDENHELSRVVRYESACQSCHDEALRLESDHGIELFALPTIPESQTHEMESWPIAATGFYDGIVAPLSELFLRHDHQVASALRQIESRDFSRIRVDSRDQPAAATTIAAAHRRLLADVARHGQSAMIERAEASAVSSAALTNVIRSIPPQMLSDTYRMWFLNAADPLAVSGPRQRAKHVFKTVAAAQSPRPQRDPLAGNAANSSDDDLLLADELGSDDSLLVGDELLEDDRSSGDLLGGDNELIAEDPLAEDPLTVGADAPGGVSQQSDGRFDPDRMLIAGGWYRDELKMAIVYRGSGHADPVVRSAIEALATLPANDPIRKRMLANRTVAACITCHPAASEGVGNWTSPPLVGQGRTFTKFSHRPHMNIAGLTDCVHCHRVRESGHDFEPLKLESCATCHTDHGAGESCTKCHRYHVDSF; encoded by the coding sequence ATGTCCCGCGATAACGTTCACCTTCCTCCCCCGCCTGCCATCGATCGTCCTGGAGATCGTTGGGTTTGTGGCGTTCATGCATCGGGAAAGAAGTGTGTTGCCGGGCCGAGCGGATTGGGCACGTGCCCAATGGCCGAACCGTGTTGCCCACGGCGGACTTGGCTAGGGCGTCGCAAGGCGGTAGGCTTTGCGGTGCTGGCGATCGCTGTCGCCGCTTTGTTCCTATGCAGTCGCCAAGACCATGTGTCGCACTACTTCAAACCGGGTGAATTGACGACACCGCATGCGCAAATCCTGGCTGGAACATTAAACGAACAACGCTGCGCCGCCTGTCACACCGAAGCTTCGATGTCGCCCCAATCGTGGTTCGGACGCGGGGGTGTCGGACACGATGCGGTTTCGCAAACCGACCGCTGTTTGGATTGTCATCACAGCACGATTGATCGCCAATCGGCTCGCCTGGCTCACAATTTGCCCAGCGAAGTGCGTCAACAAATACGAACACTATCACTGCAATCCGCCGCACTGAACAAAACGAATCTTGTGCTTCATGCCACCGCTGCGCCGGGCGTCGACCCAGAACATGTGCAGTGTGCTGCGTGTCACCGTGAACACCGCGGTGCTGATGCGAACTTGATGCTGATGACCGATGCCCAATGCCAGACGTGTCACAGTCAGCAAATGGGCAGTTTCGCCGACACGCATCCGCAGTGGACCGATTGGCCCTATGGCCGTGGCGGCAGGATTGCGTTTAACCATTCCTCGCATGCCATGAAGCATTTTCCAGCCACTCGCAACGGAGACTCGGCAACCGAATTTCGTTGTCTCGATTGTCACGTCAAAGACGAAAATCATGAGCTGAGCCGTGTCGTCCGGTACGAGTCCGCATGCCAATCGTGTCATGATGAAGCATTGCGGTTAGAATCCGATCATGGCATCGAGCTATTTGCACTGCCGACGATTCCTGAATCGCAAACGCACGAAATGGAATCGTGGCCGATCGCGGCAACCGGATTCTACGATGGCATCGTGGCTCCGTTGTCCGAGTTGTTTCTGCGACATGATCATCAAGTCGCATCGGCGCTGCGACAGATCGAATCACGAGATTTCAGCCGCATTCGTGTCGATTCGCGTGATCAGCCGGCTGCGGCCACCACGATCGCGGCAGCCCACCGCCGTCTGCTTGCGGATGTGGCCCGGCACGGTCAATCCGCGATGATCGAGCGGGCCGAAGCTTCGGCGGTCTCGTCCGCGGCACTCACCAACGTGATCCGCTCGATCCCGCCGCAAATGTTGTCCGATACGTATCGCATGTGGTTTTTAAACGCTGCCGATCCATTGGCCGTTTCAGGACCCCGCCAACGGGCGAAGCACGTGTTCAAGACGGTCGCCGCGGCTCAATCCCCACGTCCACAACGCGATCCGCTAGCCGGCAATGCCGCAAACTCGAGTGACGACGATTTGTTGCTCGCAGACGAATTGGGTAGCGATGATTCGCTGTTGGTCGGTGACGAGTTGTTGGAGGATGACCGGTCGAGTGGAGACTTGCTCGGTGGGGATAATGAGTTGATTGCTGAGGACCCTCTTGCCGAGGATCCTTTGACGGTCGGTGCGGATGCACCCGGTGGAGTTTCGCAGCAGAGTGACGGTCGTTTTGATCCCGACCGAATGTTGATCGCGGGCGGATGGTACCGCGACGAACTGAAGATGGCGATCGTCTACCGTGGCAGCGGGCATGCGGATCCCGTGGTGCGTTCCGCAATCGAAGCGTTGGCAACACTGCCTGCGAATGATCCGATACGCAAACGCATGCTCGCCAACCGTACCGTCGCTGCCTGTATCACGTGTCATCCGGCAGCGTCCGAGGGAGTCGGGAATTGGACCAGTCCACCGCTGGTGGGCCAGGGGCGGACGTTTACAAAATTCTCGCATCGCCCGCACATGAACATCGCCGGGTTGACCGATTGTGTGCATTGCCATCGCGTCCGAGAAAGTGGGCACGATTTCGAACCACTCAAACTAGAGTCGTGTGCGACGTGCCATACCGATCACGGCGCAGGCGAATCGTGCACCAAGTGCCATCGCTACCACGTCGACTCATTTTGA
- a CDS encoding cyclic nucleotide-binding domain-containing protein — protein sequence MNDADVAWLRSREPFASMNPKSFPRTTPLEGILRNDCRLIRCEPGEVLVREGDYGNSAFLVIAGSVSVMVDSLSPEQLGRTPKQKLSWPEAMRRFLFRSPVAEAREPSQVVPLRTNSSGTIRTLDDRQAIFLQDFDLVLREHEHVSLGPGELFGEVAAMYRSPRTATVIAENEATLLEIRWQGLRMFRRDKAFADTLDEHYREQWLPVHLREIPLLRYLPEANLQRVAGATGLHSYGRMEWDNDYKRQRKLPLAEQIESEPVVAEEGRLPTDLIIVRSGFGRLSQHYGASHRTTAYLGKGHLFGFEELAYNSLRSENAPPKTLQHSLRAVGFLDTLSIPAEVFAEAVLPHVRRSELPAEIAKLVTRRDQVATAAENVERRTQARLPQSKRDGQSDLPIVTGTGFQQTELLEFVVQNRLNNGQQAMVIDLNRCTRCDDCVKACASVNDGNPRFARQGLIHDRLQFVQACMHCEDPVCMIGCPTGSIARDVDSGVVVIHEPICIGCGTCANACPYQNIQMASIRDRSGKPYCDSASGKPITKATKCDLCSTQPNGPACASACPHDALVRIDLTESAPLSQWLDRRS from the coding sequence ATGAACGACGCCGATGTGGCTTGGTTGCGCTCTCGCGAACCATTTGCGTCGATGAATCCGAAATCGTTCCCGCGGACCACTCCGTTGGAAGGCATTTTGCGGAACGATTGTCGTCTGATTCGCTGTGAACCAGGCGAAGTGTTGGTCCGCGAAGGGGATTATGGCAATAGTGCATTCCTGGTGATTGCCGGCAGCGTCAGCGTGATGGTGGATTCGCTTTCACCTGAACAGCTCGGCCGTACCCCGAAACAAAAATTGAGCTGGCCCGAGGCAATGCGGCGATTCCTGTTCCGCAGCCCGGTGGCCGAAGCACGCGAACCGTCGCAAGTGGTTCCGCTGCGAACCAATTCTTCCGGAACGATCCGGACGTTGGACGATCGCCAAGCGATCTTCTTGCAAGATTTTGATCTGGTGTTGCGAGAACATGAACACGTATCGCTGGGCCCCGGCGAACTGTTTGGCGAAGTCGCGGCGATGTATCGTTCACCACGAACAGCGACCGTGATCGCGGAAAACGAAGCCACGCTGCTAGAGATTCGGTGGCAAGGGTTGCGGATGTTTCGTCGCGATAAAGCCTTTGCCGACACCCTCGACGAACACTATCGCGAGCAGTGGTTGCCAGTGCATCTGCGGGAAATCCCATTGCTTCGCTACCTGCCCGAAGCCAATCTGCAGCGAGTCGCCGGTGCAACGGGGCTGCATTCGTATGGGCGAATGGAATGGGACAACGATTACAAACGCCAGCGAAAATTGCCGCTCGCCGAACAGATCGAATCCGAACCAGTGGTGGCCGAAGAAGGGCGATTGCCAACGGATTTGATCATCGTTCGCAGTGGATTTGGACGGCTGTCCCAGCACTACGGCGCCTCCCATCGTACGACCGCTTACCTAGGCAAAGGCCATTTGTTTGGGTTTGAAGAGTTGGCTTATAACTCGCTTCGTAGCGAGAATGCGCCGCCGAAAACGCTGCAGCATTCGCTTCGCGCCGTTGGGTTTCTTGACACGTTGTCGATCCCGGCGGAAGTGTTTGCCGAGGCGGTGTTGCCACACGTGCGGCGAAGTGAACTGCCTGCGGAAATCGCCAAGTTGGTCACCCGTCGCGATCAAGTCGCCACGGCGGCCGAGAACGTCGAACGGCGAACGCAAGCACGGTTACCCCAATCCAAACGAGACGGGCAGAGCGATTTACCCATCGTCACCGGTACCGGATTCCAGCAAACTGAGTTGCTCGAATTTGTCGTGCAAAACCGTTTGAACAATGGCCAACAAGCAATGGTCATCGATCTGAATCGATGTACGCGGTGCGACGATTGCGTGAAGGCTTGTGCCAGTGTGAATGATGGCAATCCTCGGTTCGCCCGACAAGGCTTGATTCACGACCGATTGCAGTTTGTGCAAGCGTGTATGCACTGCGAGGATCCGGTTTGCATGATCGGATGTCCCACCGGTTCGATCGCGCGTGACGTCGACAGCGGCGTGGTGGTAATACACGAACCGATCTGCATTGGCTGTGGCACGTGTGCCAACGCGTGTCCCTATCAAAACATTCAAATGGCAAGTATTCGTGACCGCAGCGGAAAACCGTACTGCGATTCTGCGAGTGGAAAACCGATCACCAAGGCGACGAAATGTGATTTGTGTAGCACTCAGCCCAATGGGCCCGCGTGTGCTTCGGCGTGTCCGCATGACGCGTTGGTACGAATCGATTTGACCGAATCGGCTCCGCTTTCACAGTGGCTCGATCGCCGGAGTTAA
- the cmk gene encoding (d)CMP kinase: MIVAIDGPAGAGKSSIARKVAQELKFDFLDTGALYRAVTLATIRAQVDFDDTPALVRVAREVDLQWDGDTILLNGDDVSSEIRSPTVTDAIRYLADEPLIRQQLSAQQQRIAAGRDIVTEGRDQGAEVFPDAECKFFLTASPEERAKRRVEQLKSEGRHMSFEQVLAAQNKRDREDESRPVGRLRAAEDAIVLNTDGMTPEEVLAWVLQRVREVMEKRQTQ; this comes from the coding sequence GTGATCGTAGCCATTGATGGCCCTGCCGGCGCTGGAAAAAGTAGTATTGCCCGTAAAGTAGCGCAGGAATTGAAATTTGATTTTCTCGATACCGGGGCGCTTTATCGAGCGGTGACGCTCGCCACGATCCGGGCCCAAGTCGATTTCGATGATACGCCGGCGCTGGTGCGGGTTGCTCGTGAAGTCGATTTGCAGTGGGATGGCGATACCATCTTGCTGAACGGCGACGATGTTTCTAGCGAGATTCGTTCGCCCACGGTCACCGACGCGATTCGTTATTTGGCCGATGAACCACTGATCCGTCAGCAATTGTCGGCGCAACAGCAACGGATCGCCGCGGGTCGTGACATTGTCACCGAGGGGCGTGATCAGGGGGCCGAGGTGTTCCCCGATGCGGAATGCAAATTCTTTTTGACCGCGTCGCCCGAAGAACGAGCAAAACGACGTGTCGAACAGCTCAAAAGCGAAGGGCGGCACATGTCGTTCGAACAGGTGTTGGCCGCGCAGAACAAACGAGACCGCGAAGACGAATCGCGACCGGTGGGCCGTCTACGAGCCGCTGAGGATGCGATTGTGCTGAACACCGACGGCATGACGCCTGAAGAGGTGTTGGCGTGGGTGCTGCAACGTGTTCGCGAAGTGATGGAAAAGCGGCAAACGCAGTGA
- a CDS encoding transglutaminase TgpA family protein — MTSVISVITKDSETEVDGRVKLCFAILSCLGGMTLAGDPDSQTFALIAIFFAIFGYVFVDWLAFFSLPSLVAYLAMIAAAIYCVAEFVVYDPTTRTRFAVDLYQAGDRHLVAVSQLLVLVQAILMLQVKTHRVCEQLCVFCLLELIVAAVFNNAITFGLLLVPIGFVAAYGLALLSGVSSLATGYDAEKARRVNSNLVDMPKPDPPPSVHDREAASRGTSLYRTILLLVVPAVLLIGATFFYAIPRTTESAKMGHNGRTLVGFSETVRLQQFGQMLKSNEIALRVWMTERATGKPYRAIGGLYLRGRTLERYHTHDAEGEIIADWSTLPGGVISNAQLLPMEYFPERSSDRNFYDAVDVQVDCKSMYSDSLFAIAPYFRTDTKKEVVHQTERWTLRRREASEWNRPPIQYSFGTHSLRDGVQSELIARFAPGEVAWASQIAEIRNNGPNMGARLKRNNPERDFRSNYEHELLRFNEQRMPTIKLMADALANSIPEESRRPMALARLYEEFLHTRGGFEYTLNLNATRSSRVDPIEKFVAKDRRGHCQYFASALAMMLRSQGIPARLVVGYRTGDLNELGHYYVARQSHAHAWVEALIDADDLETVVYGQPKAEQYWMRLDPTPGGTNSEGNTQGVHSVIDLAETLWKGYVVDVNSSDNTKSSGGGSAITPIAQSRTLLATWFRNIIDQVQAGQLGGGALSAHRDFSWIAAVFGVMVTLGVFGTIRVMSEFQQRSQKATMSRPPRPTLAFYAETLDCLTRCGIHRRHAQTPGEIAVMAENKLNPDARQADEVSISPSRSPLRILTNAFYRLRFGPPTTNVPGDADVDPQTIQHALDELKQQVRTRMSNPSVAVPAPSQSTESKVNAS; from the coding sequence ATGACATCCGTAATTTCAGTGATCACGAAGGACAGCGAGACTGAGGTCGATGGTCGAGTGAAGCTGTGTTTTGCGATCCTCTCCTGTCTGGGGGGGATGACGCTTGCGGGGGACCCTGATTCGCAAACGTTTGCCTTGATTGCCATTTTCTTTGCGATCTTTGGTTACGTGTTTGTCGATTGGTTGGCCTTTTTTTCGCTGCCGTCGTTGGTGGCTTATTTGGCAATGATTGCGGCGGCGATCTACTGCGTCGCGGAATTTGTCGTCTACGATCCAACGACGCGGACGCGGTTTGCTGTCGATTTGTACCAAGCCGGCGATCGGCATCTTGTCGCGGTGTCCCAATTGTTGGTTTTGGTCCAAGCGATCTTGATGCTGCAAGTGAAAACCCATCGGGTGTGCGAACAGCTGTGCGTTTTTTGTTTGCTTGAACTGATCGTGGCGGCGGTGTTTAACAATGCCATCACCTTTGGTTTGCTGTTGGTGCCGATTGGGTTCGTCGCGGCGTATGGTTTGGCACTGCTCTCCGGCGTCTCGTCGCTGGCGACCGGCTACGATGCCGAAAAAGCGCGTCGGGTCAATTCCAATCTCGTCGACATGCCAAAGCCGGATCCGCCCCCATCTGTGCACGATCGCGAAGCAGCCTCGCGCGGCACCAGTCTGTATCGCACGATTCTGTTGTTGGTCGTGCCCGCCGTCCTGCTGATCGGGGCGACTTTCTTTTACGCGATTCCTCGGACCACCGAATCCGCCAAGATGGGGCACAATGGCCGCACCTTGGTCGGTTTTAGCGAGACGGTACGGCTGCAGCAGTTTGGTCAGATGCTCAAGAGCAACGAGATCGCACTTCGGGTTTGGATGACCGAGCGAGCGACGGGGAAACCGTACCGTGCGATTGGCGGATTGTATCTGCGTGGCAGAACGCTCGAGCGGTATCACACTCACGATGCCGAAGGAGAGATCATTGCCGATTGGTCAACGCTGCCGGGCGGGGTGATCAGCAACGCACAGTTATTGCCGATGGAATATTTTCCTGAGCGAAGCAGCGATCGCAATTTCTATGACGCAGTGGACGTGCAAGTCGATTGCAAATCGATGTATAGCGATTCGCTGTTCGCCATCGCTCCCTATTTTCGTACCGACACGAAGAAAGAGGTGGTGCATCAAACCGAGCGTTGGACGCTGCGTCGTCGCGAGGCGAGTGAATGGAATCGGCCGCCGATCCAATATTCGTTTGGAACCCATTCGCTTCGCGATGGAGTGCAGTCCGAATTGATCGCTCGGTTTGCGCCAGGGGAAGTCGCCTGGGCGTCTCAGATTGCCGAGATTCGGAACAACGGACCGAACATGGGGGCGAGGTTGAAACGTAACAATCCCGAACGCGATTTCCGCAGCAATTATGAACACGAACTGTTGCGATTTAACGAGCAGCGGATGCCGACGATCAAATTGATGGCTGACGCGCTCGCAAACAGTATCCCAGAGGAATCGCGACGGCCGATGGCGTTGGCAAGGCTGTACGAAGAATTTTTGCACACTCGCGGCGGATTCGAGTACACGTTGAATTTGAACGCGACGAGATCGAGCCGGGTGGATCCCATCGAAAAGTTTGTCGCCAAGGATCGTCGAGGTCATTGTCAATACTTTGCTTCGGCACTGGCAATGATGCTTCGCAGTCAAGGCATTCCCGCTCGCTTGGTTGTTGGGTATCGAACCGGAGATCTGAACGAACTTGGGCATTATTACGTCGCTCGCCAATCGCACGCACATGCCTGGGTCGAAGCGTTGATTGACGCAGACGATCTCGAAACCGTGGTTTATGGGCAACCCAAGGCAGAACAATATTGGATGCGTTTAGATCCGACTCCCGGTGGAACCAATTCCGAGGGGAACACCCAAGGGGTTCATAGCGTCATCGATTTGGCCGAAACGCTTTGGAAAGGATACGTGGTCGACGTGAATTCAAGTGACAATACCAAATCGAGCGGCGGAGGTTCGGCGATCACTCCGATCGCTCAATCTCGAACGCTGCTGGCGACTTGGTTTCGCAATATCATCGACCAAGTTCAAGCGGGACAGCTTGGCGGAGGCGCGTTGTCGGCACACCGTGATTTTTCATGGATTGCAGCCGTGTTTGGGGTGATGGTGACACTCGGAGTCTTCGGAACCATTCGGGTCATGTCGGAATTTCAGCAGCGGTCTCAAAAGGCCACGATGTCTCGCCCGCCTCGCCCCACGCTGGCGTTTTACGCCGAGACGCTGGACTGTTTGACTCGCTGCGGAATCCATCGACGACATGCTCAAACGCCTGGCGAAATCGCGGTGATGGCCGAAAACAAATTGAACCCAGACGCCCGCCAAGCCGATGAGGTTTCGATTTCGCCGTCCCGTTCGCCACTGCGTATCTTGACGAATGCGTTCTATCGACTACGTTTCGGGCCACCCACGACAAACGTCCCCGGGGATGCCGATGTGGATCCGCAAACGATCCAGCACGCGTTGGACGAATTGAAACAGCAAGTGCGAACTCGGATGTCGAACCCTTCCGTTGCAGTCCCTGCCCCATCCCAATCGACCGAATCGAAAGTAAACGCATCGTGA
- a CDS encoding DUF58 domain-containing protein has translation MQLRNDSLNSPHYTRKVWLTRLGLHFLFVSTFAMLGGALRGFNLLLVVAGLLVGALFIQWRWSRGTVMALSLRRRLPGDAYVGKPFAVDVEVTNHSRWMTLWMLRVDDTVQSESFSAQRQSDSETPIATIRQIAPLCSESRTTYVMPQARGTLTLGPLRVLSSFPLDLLTARVTNTEQATVDVYPKLLSLNRGWQRVVSGRNDGVTGSTDRTGPNEGDFYGLRPYRDGDTLRKIHWRTSARLEHPVVAQYEQSRRYEVCLMVDAFLESSSASDVLVERAISAAATIALQLAGTTASRVVVAAAGHEAMATLASGAPDNKRKVLSLLSRVRLSPTPDLLGAFEQSVSLSGRSQDVVMLSPRSMQQAIDGVAPSLQKRLDNSFRRGRLRWLDLSSPAGSHWFEDAE, from the coding sequence ATGCAGCTTCGCAATGATTCACTGAATTCACCCCACTACACTCGCAAGGTGTGGCTGACGCGATTAGGGCTGCATTTTTTGTTCGTCAGCACGTTTGCGATGCTCGGTGGCGCACTTCGCGGATTCAATCTGTTGCTGGTGGTCGCCGGTTTGTTGGTGGGTGCGTTGTTTATCCAGTGGCGTTGGTCACGCGGAACCGTGATGGCGCTTTCGCTTCGCCGACGTTTGCCTGGCGACGCGTATGTGGGCAAGCCGTTTGCGGTTGATGTCGAAGTCACCAACCACAGCCGCTGGATGACGCTATGGATGTTGCGAGTGGACGATACTGTCCAATCAGAATCGTTTTCGGCGCAAAGACAATCCGACAGTGAAACACCGATTGCGACGATCCGCCAAATCGCTCCACTGTGCAGCGAGTCGAGAACCACGTATGTGATGCCTCAAGCCCGTGGGACGCTGACCTTGGGACCGCTGCGAGTGCTCAGCTCGTTTCCGCTTGATCTGTTGACCGCACGGGTGACCAATACCGAGCAGGCGACCGTCGATGTTTATCCCAAATTGTTGTCACTCAATCGCGGATGGCAACGCGTCGTGTCGGGACGCAACGATGGTGTCACGGGATCCACCGATCGGACCGGTCCTAACGAAGGCGATTTCTATGGACTGCGGCCCTACCGCGACGGCGATACGCTGCGAAAAATTCATTGGCGGACCTCGGCGCGGTTGGAGCACCCCGTTGTCGCTCAATACGAACAATCACGTCGTTACGAAGTGTGTTTGATGGTCGATGCCTTCTTGGAATCATCATCGGCCTCTGACGTGCTGGTGGAACGGGCGATCAGTGCCGCTGCGACGATCGCATTGCAGTTGGCTGGAACCACGGCAAGCCGAGTCGTGGTTGCGGCGGCAGGGCACGAAGCGATGGCGACTTTGGCCAGCGGCGCCCCAGACAACAAACGCAAGGTGTTGTCGTTGCTGTCGCGAGTCCGATTGAGTCCGACACCGGACTTGTTGGGCGCGTTTGAACAATCGGTCTCGCTCAGCGGTCGATCGCAGGATGTGGTGATGTTGAGCCCGCGGTCGATGCAGCAGGCAATCGACGGTGTCGCCCCCTCATTGCAAAAACGACTGGACAATTCGTTCCGGCGTGGCCGGTTGCGGTGGCTGGATCTTTCCTCGCCCGCAGGAAGCCATTGGTTCGAAGACGCCGAATAA
- a CDS encoding AAA family ATPase produces the protein MEQVVFGKSEVVQMLVVALLAGEHILLEDVPGVGKTLAAKALAHSIDGKFNRLQFTPDLLPSDITGSMVYRSDRREFEFHPGPIFANVVLADEINRAPPRTQSALLEAMSEGSVSIDGVTHPLPQPFIVVATQNPFEFEGTYALPESQLDRFLLRTSIGYAPRRWEREVLVTHRSGEPVNQLPAVASLQAIRDAQERVREVVFEDSLINYLLDIIEATRTHSEFEYGVSTRGALSFYRGCQARALSESRDFVTPDDIKSLAVATLAHRVVHDSLFQGPTRHLVEKQIASILEQVEVPL, from the coding sequence ATTGAACAGGTCGTGTTCGGCAAATCCGAAGTGGTGCAAATGTTGGTGGTCGCACTGTTGGCCGGCGAACATATTTTGCTCGAAGACGTTCCTGGAGTCGGCAAAACATTAGCGGCCAAGGCGCTGGCACATTCGATCGATGGCAAATTCAATCGACTGCAATTCACTCCGGATTTGTTGCCCAGCGACATCACCGGCAGCATGGTTTATCGCAGTGACCGGCGTGAATTTGAATTTCACCCCGGGCCCATTTTCGCCAACGTCGTGTTGGCGGACGAAATCAATCGCGCCCCGCCGCGGACCCAATCGGCGCTGCTCGAAGCGATGAGCGAAGGTAGCGTTTCGATTGACGGGGTGACGCATCCTTTGCCGCAGCCGTTCATCGTCGTGGCCACACAAAACCCGTTCGAATTCGAAGGCACCTACGCGTTGCCGGAAAGCCAGCTCGACCGCTTTCTGCTGCGAACCTCCATCGGCTATGCCCCACGCCGCTGGGAACGCGAAGTTCTGGTCACGCATCGCAGCGGCGAACCGGTAAACCAATTGCCAGCGGTGGCATCGTTGCAGGCGATTCGCGATGCCCAAGAACGAGTCCGTGAAGTGGTCTTCGAAGATTCGCTGATCAATTATTTGTTGGATATCATCGAAGCCACGCGGACCCATTCCGAATTTGAATACGGCGTCAGCACCCGAGGGGCACTCAGTTTTTATCGTGGGTGCCAGGCACGGGCGCTTTCTGAATCGCGTGACTTTGTCACTCCCGATGATATTAAATCGCTTGCCGTGGCAACGTTGGCTCACCGCGTGGTACACGACAGCTTGTTCCAAGGCCCGACTCGGCATCTGGTCGAAAAGCAAATTGCGTCGATTTTGGAACAGGTCGAGGTGCCGTTATAG
- a CDS encoding sulfatase, with product MKLVRSFSICVVIMGWAVSGLSSAVDAADQPLNVLFIAIDDLRPELGCYGIEEAQSPSLDAFAETAVRFNNHFVQVPTCGASRYSLLTGRSPLRSGVTSSNSALYQGEAKLSDVSQPGAQSMPELFRRSGYQTVCIGKISHTADGRVYEYNGKGDGRDEVPLAWDKLATPLGAWKRGWGVFFAYPNGVHREDGQGHQDLMDFTATKDTDLPDGLMAQSAIEFLQKQRDADAPFFLGLGFFKPHLPFVAPKQDWDAFENSEIEIAKDQQKPETAYWHRSGEFYRYDAPFEKQHPLSTDAQRDVRRGYLACVRYVDRQVGKVLDALQQNGLADNTVVVVWGDHGWHLGDQQIWGKHSPLERALRSVLMIRVPAVSKPGLVSDALVETLDVYPTLIDVCDPSFQQTDKPLDGKSLTGLLRGETDSVRDASLSYWNNAISVRTLDHRLIAKNVGGEYRSIELYPTGNEVLGTNLADEQPGKVKEMLEMIERESNLR from the coding sequence ATGAAATTGGTTCGGTCGTTTTCGATTTGCGTTGTGATCATGGGATGGGCCGTCAGCGGGCTGAGTTCAGCGGTTGACGCGGCGGATCAACCGCTAAACGTACTGTTCATTGCGATTGATGATTTGCGTCCGGAACTTGGTTGTTACGGCATCGAGGAAGCACAATCGCCTAGCTTGGATGCGTTTGCCGAGACCGCGGTACGGTTCAACAATCACTTTGTGCAAGTGCCAACGTGTGGGGCGTCACGGTATTCGCTGCTGACCGGACGTAGTCCGCTTCGTTCGGGCGTCACGTCCAGCAATTCCGCCCTCTATCAAGGCGAGGCCAAACTGAGCGATGTCTCGCAGCCGGGGGCGCAATCGATGCCTGAGTTGTTTCGCCGCAGTGGATATCAAACCGTCTGCATCGGCAAAATCTCACATACGGCCGACGGCCGCGTGTACGAATACAACGGCAAAGGCGACGGTCGCGATGAAGTCCCATTGGCCTGGGACAAATTGGCGACACCGCTTGGAGCGTGGAAGCGAGGTTGGGGCGTGTTCTTTGCCTATCCCAACGGAGTCCATCGCGAAGACGGTCAGGGGCACCAGGATTTGATGGACTTTACGGCGACCAAGGACACTGATCTTCCCGATGGCTTGATGGCTCAATCGGCAATCGAGTTTCTACAGAAACAACGTGACGCCGACGCTCCCTTTTTTCTCGGGCTCGGCTTTTTTAAGCCGCATTTGCCATTCGTTGCACCGAAGCAAGACTGGGATGCGTTTGAAAACAGCGAGATTGAAATTGCCAAAGACCAACAAAAACCCGAAACGGCGTATTGGCATCGCAGTGGTGAGTTCTACAGATACGATGCCCCTTTTGAAAAACAGCATCCGTTGTCGACCGACGCTCAACGCGATGTGCGTCGCGGCTACCTGGCGTGTGTTCGTTATGTCGATCGCCAAGTAGGCAAGGTGCTCGATGCCCTTCAACAAAACGGTTTGGCCGACAACACCGTCGTGGTCGTTTGGGGCGACCATGGTTGGCATTTAGGGGACCAACAGATCTGGGGCAAACATTCGCCGCTGGAACGCGCACTACGCAGCGTGTTGATGATACGGGTTCCCGCTGTTTCAAAACCAGGTTTGGTTTCGGACGCCCTGGTCGAAACGCTCGATGTTTATCCAACGCTAATCGATGTTTGTGATCCGAGTTTCCAGCAAACGGACAAGCCATTGGATGGGAAAAGCTTGACCGGGCTGCTGCGTGGCGAGACCGATTCGGTGCGTGACGCGTCGCTCAGTTATTGGAACAATGCGATCTCGGTGCGGACGTTGGATCATCGATTGATTGCCAAAAACGTGGGGGGTGAGTATCGATCCATCGAGCTGTATCCGACCGGCAACGAGGTGCTGGGAACAAATTTGGCTGACGAGCAACCCGGCAAAGTCAAAGAAATGTTAGAAATGATTGAACGTGAATCGAACCTAAGGTAG